In a genomic window of Pangasianodon hypophthalmus isolate fPanHyp1 chromosome 1, fPanHyp1.pri, whole genome shotgun sequence:
- the rab11fip3 gene encoding rab11 family-interacting protein 3 isoform X3: protein MVLGMASCPLGVSPPGGSPVFMQQAEVSDSAYLGSESAYSECETFTDEDTGALVHPELHEDVETDSGIENTLTESEDRNRFSLGSDLHGHALVAVIGGEEEHFEDFGENNSTSDLLLADQEEGRAAPEGEGDPEPHPHIGSPVRRPPMLLSPSSEPFPSSFQNFLQSESLEFFCTHCHKQISRLEDLSTRLHLLEMNSSSKRLSSKKAARQLLQSSGLDGMNDLSRDILDLADSDITDKVLLLERRVSELEKDSAASEEQHARLRQENLALVHRANALEEQLKEQELHSDETLNTLARKHREALSKLQRERELEIENLQARLHQLDEENSELRSCVPCLRANIERLEEEKRKLQDEVDDVTDRLNEEMESRRKMADKLSHERHTSQKEKETTQELIEDLRKQLEMLQLFKLETEARRGRSPAAGLQEYNTHMRENELEQEIRRLKQDNRSLKEQNDELNGQIINLSIQGAKSLFTESLSESLAAEINNVSRAELMEAIQKQEEINFRLQDYIDRIIVAIMESNPSILEVK from the exons ATGGTATTGGGCATGGCCTCCTGCCCTCTGGGAGTTTCTCCTCCTGGAGGTTCACCAGTATTCATGCAG cagGCGGAGGTGTCGGACAGCGCGTACCTGGGCTCGGAGAGCGCATACAGTGAGTGTGAGACGTTTACAGACGAGGACACGGGAGCCCTCGTACACCCTGAACTGCACGAGGATGTCGAGACGGACAGTGGCATCGAAAACACGCTCACCGAGAGCGAGGACCGCAACAG gTTCTCCCTAGGCTCGGATTTGCATGGCCACGCCCTGGTAGCAGTGATTGGCGGGGAGGAAGAGCACTTTGAAGACTTCGGGGAGAACAACTCCACCTCCGATCTTTTGCTGGCCGATCAGGAGGAGGGGAGGGCAGCCCCTGAAGGAGAGGGAGACCCAGAGCCACACCCACACATTGGCAGCCCAGTGCGCCGCCCACCCATGCTGCTGTCAcccag CTCTGAGCCTTTCCCCTCCAGCTTCCAGAATTTCCTGCAGTCGGAATCTCTGGAGTTTTTCTGCACTCACTGTCACAAACAGATCAGCCGCCTTGAGGATCTCTCCACACGCCTGCACTTACTAGAAATGAatag CTCCAGCAAGAGACTGTCCAGTAAAAAGGCAGCAAG GCAATTGTTACAGTCCAGTGGTCTGGATGGTATGAACGACCTGAGCCGCGACATCCTGGACCTCGCTGACAGTGACATTACAGATAAG gtgCTACTTCTGGAACGGCGCGTGTCTGAGCTGGAGAAGGACTCGGCAGCGAGTGAGGAGCAGCATGCCCGTCTGCGGCAGGAGAACCTGGCCCTGGTGCACCGCGCTAACGCCTTGGAGGAGCAGCTCAAAGAGCAGGAGCTGCACTCCGACGAGACCCTGAACACACTCGCACGCAAACACAGAGAGGCTCTGAGCAAACTGCAGcgtgagagagagctggagatcGAGAACCTGCAGGCCAG GCTGCATCAGTTGGATGAAGAGAACAGTGAGTTAAGGTCATGCGTGCCCTGTCTGAGAGCTAACATTGAAAGACTGGAAGAG gaGAAGAGAAAGCTCCAGGACGAAGTGGACGATGTGACTGACAGACTGAATGAAGAAATGGAGTCCCGCAGAAAGATGGCCGACAAGCTGAGCCATGAACGCCACACCagccagaaagaaaaagagaccaCACAAGAG CTGATAGAGGACTTGAGGAAGCAGTTGGAAATGCTGCAGCTATTTAAGTTGGAGACGGAGGCTCGACGAGGCCGCTCGCCTGCCGCTGGACTGCAggaatacaacacacacatgagaGAGAACGAGCTGGAGCAGGAAATCCGACGACTCAAGCAG gatAACCGCAGTTTGAAGGAGCAGAATGATGAGTTGAACGGACAGATCATCAATCTCAGCATTCAGGGAGCCAAAAGCCTTTTCACCGAGTCTCTGTCCGAGTCGCTGGCAGCAGAGATCAACAACGTCTCTCGTGCAGAG ctaatGGAGGCCATCCAGAAGCAGGAGGAGATTAACTTCCGCCTGCAGGACTACATCGACCGCATCATCGTGGCCATCATGGAGTCCAACCCATCTATACTAGAGGTCAAATAA